The Deltaproteobacteria bacterium genome has a window encoding:
- a CDS encoding reductase — protein MTLPPGQYPIDGFPRFGTHLHRPPPAVPVDPVIEISGAVGKSFALPLAELTTLPRRELTADFHCVAGWSATDLHWEGVAFETFYRMIIEPSVPPGTSVTHVVFGGLDGYRSVMSIEDALAEDVLIAERLDGHPLDGDHGAPARLVSPSQYGFVSTKHLCRIELHTAEPSENYHPSPIIDVELRLLKPHPRARVWEEERHRYLPAWSVRRVYRLLIPVIAFLCSRGSRHLENHEVTGHQVNCDQ, from the coding sequence ATGACGCTTCCCCCCGGCCAATACCCCATCGATGGGTTCCCGCGCTTCGGTACGCACCTCCACCGCCCCCCTCCCGCTGTCCCCGTCGATCCTGTGATCGAGATCAGCGGCGCCGTGGGCAAATCCTTCGCCCTGCCACTGGCCGAGCTCACGACGCTTCCCCGCCGAGAGCTCACCGCCGACTTTCACTGCGTGGCTGGGTGGTCCGCCACCGACCTGCACTGGGAGGGGGTCGCCTTCGAGACCTTCTATCGCATGATCATCGAGCCGTCGGTTCCACCGGGCACGTCGGTCACTCATGTCGTCTTCGGCGGTCTCGACGGCTACCGGTCGGTCATGTCGATCGAGGACGCCTTGGCGGAGGACGTGCTCATCGCAGAGCGTCTCGATGGCCATCCGCTCGACGGTGACCATGGCGCGCCGGCCCGACTGGTCAGCCCCAGCCAGTACGGCTTTGTCAGTACCAAACACCTCTGCCGGATCGAGCTCCACACCGCCGAGCCGAGCGAGAACTACCACCCCTCTCCGATCATCGACGTGGAGTTGCGTCTGCTCAAGCCCCATCCGCGGGCGAGGGTGTGGGAGGAGGAACGTCATCGCTATCTCCCAGCCTGGTCGGTGCGGCGCGTCTACCGGCTGCTCATTCCAGTCATTGCATTCCTCTGCTCTCGCGGCAGCCGGCATCTGGAGAACC
- a CDS encoding DUF2867 domain-containing protein, whose product MRLPNTAHTSRPWRIHELTHDFRLEDVWALPGVGGSDDFPRLVQQIASFDPSQSSSCAVRTLFVIRRKLGELLGWDDADAGLGSRVPTLRDRLPADLRDGPSGPESDALPFTSLYLTDDEWAAEGANRTMHGVIHVGRVPDQTGGFRAQMAVLVKPNGPLGAAYMAAIRPFRYLIVYPQILREVERLWRAGTRSASWQGAPA is encoded by the coding sequence ATGAGGCTCCCGAACACGGCGCACACCTCACGGCCCTGGCGAATCCACGAGCTCACCCACGACTTCCGGCTCGAGGATGTGTGGGCGCTGCCGGGGGTCGGCGGCTCTGACGACTTCCCTCGGCTGGTGCAGCAGATCGCCTCGTTCGACCCGTCGCAAAGTTCCTCCTGCGCCGTCCGCACGCTCTTCGTGATCCGGCGGAAGCTCGGGGAGCTCCTCGGTTGGGACGACGCCGACGCCGGCCTCGGCTCCAGGGTCCCGACGCTACGCGACCGGTTGCCGGCGGATCTGCGCGACGGCCCGTCCGGCCCGGAGTCCGACGCGCTTCCCTTCACCTCGCTGTACCTGACGGACGACGAGTGGGCGGCGGAGGGCGCCAACCGGACCATGCACGGGGTCATCCACGTCGGCCGGGTCCCGGACCAGACGGGCGGCTTTCGCGCCCAGATGGCCGTCCTCGTGAAGCCAAACGGTCCGCTCGGGGCCGCTTACATGGCCGCGATCAGGCCGTTCCGGTACCTGATCGTCTACCCGCAGATCCTGCGAGAGGTTGAACGGCTCTGGCGGGCAGGCACTCGCTCGGCATCCTGGCAAGGCGCCCCGGCATGA